The genomic window ggaatttgatcctctgcatgttctggtgcattccctgtagggggtgctatgacattagaacgcagattagcacttcttggggtttcagaaggaaagtcaataagttcttgagtccattctgactccttggaacagtcaataactgtattctttgtgttaaccatcgcatgctcatcaaaataaattgcatggtgcGCACTGGTTTTGCCACTTTTTAAGTCCAAtactctgtagcctttccctccagatgcatatccaacaaagacacctgcttgtgctctggagtctagcttctgtctgtgttctttgggcacgtgatagtagcacagacttccaaacacacgaatgtgtgacaaattaggcactttgccatgccaaagttcaaatggtgtgcgctctgctccttttgttggcaatctattctgcaaataaactgctgtgtcagctgcatttccccacagcttctgtggcaaggatgcttcctttagcatgcaccttgtcatttccataatggatctaaattttctctctgcaatggagttctgctgtggcgtgaaagcgattgtagttacgtgtacaattccttccttggccatgagagtctgcatttcacgtgagcagtactcacctccattgtcagtcatcaacacagctggagcgcgttggaacttgtttctgaccatggcaatgtattctttgaacatttccactgtttcacttttctctctgatgaaatatgcaacacaatatcttgaaaaatcatcaataaaaattagaatatacttgttgttgccaagtgatggaacattaattggaccacatagatccgaatatatgatatcaagcactttagtgcttctttgttctgcacaacgtggaaaagaaggtttcacagccttctcagtaatgcagcttatgcattttgtcagagcctctttgctttcttttacctgtaaacctcttacaagatcacctttttgtaggttcataatggtggtggtgtctctgtgtcctagtctcctatgccatagttgcatatcagcttcatctttctggctGGGATGCGCGACGTTTGCAGACTGGGTCTCTGAAATATCAatctcataaacaccattaattaattttgcttgaatatacagttcaccatctttagtcacattacactctccatttccaaatgtgatttggaaacctttcttgtccaaactggacacactgagtaaattgcaacttagttctggaacgtacaaaactttaagcactttggtcttaacaggttcattgtttatattgaatttcaagtccatggaacctgcaccttttgctttaataactctgccatctgctatctctatttcagattcttcatcttcatttatctcattaaaattttctcttttaaatgaataatgtgaactggctcctgaatctaaaatccacatattacgtttattttcacggttatgaacagctaaattcctttcttgaagtagcatagtgcgttcaaatttccccttcttttgccattttggctgagaggtttgggaattctttgctttaggaggagctttacagttcctagaaatatggccttccttgttgcaattgtagcaaattattttcttgggcatttctctggactttgtaaattgcctggacgcataattactgtccttgcttctggcatttcttactggagactctgctctctctctacactcttctcttaaatgactggtcaggtctttgaaagttagaccttctctatggtccattagactgacaaatggatcaaaacacggtcctagggatgctagcaaaaatgatacctttgtttcttcatcaaaaggcttaggagtgaggtcaatcttttgaataatctcagtaaatttgctgatgtgcgctgtgaattctcctttagaattcattctcaatctggttaatttatacatcaagcttctgtaggagttcctggaagattctccatacatgcgttcaatgtcttttaggatctgagatgcatcatctttactatttattaatgatagatgctcattgcgaagtgcacatagaattatatgcctagcttcactgttcttgcgcttccaagctgctatcttggctaaatcctctctacttgtgccagtaggcatgggatcttcaacagcctccaaaacatgctttgcatctagatatgctattaagcgctgcttccagtgcataaaattattctcactcagcacaatcatccctagttttgtatcactatcaaaatttgcactagccatcttaaaatccaaaattttttgaaaaatgttcaaaaatctcaaaatgcaaaaatctctaaacaaatcttcactgccttggattactgtgaacactgagggaggggaggggtagttaattccccttttcagcacaatggatgctttaggccttgtgctcaccaggaaaatccactcaactcaaaattgcaatccgatgcaatcctttaaaaatacacaaaaatatgcaattctgggcccgctaaccctttgtgggaatgttgagggatgtgggagaggatatattgttttagatatcctatcccaacttgcgtttacaagctcgataatatcagcagagctaacattccctttttacttcatatgcgcagcagatagtttgcatagactcgctagagtcttaaaaatattgtcctggtgtcttcccctttttatccctctttcaataagacacttcacagtgtttggtaaagtgtataacgtttacttacaagtaatcatcatctagtcacataaggatcctagaggcaggcttaaaagttactaaataacatacatatggtgactttctccttttgagagaaagtccctctttatacttttggcctagtgccaacggtgcattttaataatgctacttttaaactgtcttagagatagacacgacaactgaccagcgacatggagactcggcatatacactaCAGTTGGCAGTTCCTAACTGTAGAGTTcattcccaactgtagagttccatataaggaagttgggtttgactgcccctgtcctttttacatcccacatttatTATCTATTTTAAAACTACAAGTTTGACCTACAACACAATGTTGCAATGTCCACCTACAGAGTTCTATTCACTCTTTTCCACTCCCCTTGCCCCAAACAGTGAGACAGCATTGCATAGACAATGAGCATGCTGAGTTTGAGTTTCCCTCCACCTAAAACTTCCCCCCTAAATATGTTGTCCACTTTTGCAAATGTCAGGGTTTCCTACATCAGATAATACCTTTTCCTGGTGTGGATGCTACCTTTTTGGCTACATCAAGATAGCAAGAATTtgctattaaaatatattaatccAGTCAATGTCCATTTGTAGCATGTGTTAACCTTTATTAAACCAGATACAAATTATTCCAGTTTTTTCATCAGCTATTTTCAACGGACAAAATAAGATtctcaaaatatttttcattcaaaaatttcattaatttttcattaaaataCATGATGAAGgaagaaaatatcagattcttgttttttaaaaaaacaaaccaataaaacatGTATAGTGCCATCTAACAACGCTACCCTCCAAAATCACACTTTCTCTTAATACCAGACCTTTTTTGGTTAAGAGAATTAACTGCCAAATCTGTAactgtttaataaaaattaatggaTTGAAAATTTACATAATGTTACCAGTGTAATGCAGACATACAATAATTGTTATAAAGCAGTAACTAAACCTACATTATACATTCCCACAACTGAATTCTAAATCCATGGAATGGGTTTtaatacagattttaaaaagaaatgtatttaaaaaattaagtcaTTACAACAACGTATATTGTGAAGATGCTATGGATTTTCTTCTGGAAAACCAAAAGCTACATTATAAAGTCCCTTTTTACTGATAAGGGATTTAAGATTGTGACATGCAAATTTGCCTATCATCTGCTGATATCATGAGTTCTGATCTCTGATCTTCAGCTCATTGAATGAATACAGTATGCCTATCACTAAAAAATAGCACTACCTACCTAAAATGTTTGACTGCCTAAGTCTGCCAGTACAGTTGAATAAAGCATCTATTTGCCTTCCTTGCTTTCCTTGCAGTCTTGAGCACCACAGTAAAAGAGGGCAATGTGAAGAATTTATGTCTCATCAGGGAAATGATGGCATGCCTCTTCTGAAGTAAAATCCAATAAACAATGCCTCTGACTTGAGTCAAAGGGGCAAAGTATTGTTTTTCCTTTGGCACGGCGGTTGGGGGAATGGCATTGAGACCAAGTGTCTATATTGGGACAAAGGTCTCTGAGGAATCCTGCAGTCCCTGAGTTGAAGTCTCAGTAGTGTGCAAATTCATTTGGCCAAAAGGTATTTTGAATGCAATGGCCCTGATCCATAGAAGATGGGTTGTGCCCAAGTTCTGGTGAACTCAAGGGAACTTACTTTAACTTTGAAAtctcattgctttcaatgggacttgcacTGCTACTTTTCTCAGGAGGACAAAGTCTCTTCAAGGCAATAtttgctttaatgtatttttaatcttttgttggaagccgcctatagtggctggggaaactgagccagatgggcggggtataaataagaagttgttgttgttgttgttgttgttgttgttgttgttgttgttgttgttgttgttgttgttgttagctttTGCCATGGTGTTTATGTAGTGTGATGGACTGCAGATAGCAACATAGCGGTCATATGCCATCACTGCTAGCAATAAAATGTGAGTGCCCACCACATCAATTGGAAATAAGAGTTGTAGCATGCAACCAACCAATGATATTGCCTTGTCATCTAAGAAGATAAATTACTTAGGAAGAAATATATGGGGGTCTGGAGGTAAACATCTGTCCATATGGCCAAGAGCATTGCCCCGTTCCCTACCGGTGTAGGTCAGCAGAATTGCCACAAAGAGGGAGATTTGCATTTCTGGAAGATCAGATCGGTGAGGTAAAAATCTTTTCTTTCTGTGATATTGTCTTTCTCCAACTTCCTGCCAATCAGGTCAACTGGGATATTTAAAGTACAGCGAAAATAAAGTAAATTTGTTtaaagcttaacaacttaaccATATATAATTGATTACGTATCTGACTTTTATTTACATTGAGCTTGATTCAATTTTTGTGTCTCCACACACCCCTCATCCACAAAAGCTACCAGCTTGGCCAGAGGGGACTGGCAACTGAGTGTGAGGGAATTGCCTGACTCTTGTTTGAAACAAGGTCATATGTACTTTTCACTGTGCAATAATTTAGAATTAATGAGCCACTGTGAAAAGGAAATGCCATTTTACCAacaatcttaaaggtaaaggtaaaggtacccctgaccgttaccggtaggtccagtcgcagacaactctggggttgcggcactcgtctcactctataggctgagagagacggcgtttgtctgcagacagcttccgggtcttgtggccagcatgactaagccacttttggtgaaccagagcagtgcacgaaaacgcagtttaccttcccgctggagcggtacctatttatctacttgcactttgacgtgctttcgaactgctaggtgggcagtaccTGGTACCaaaaaacgggagctcaccccgtcgctgggataaGAACtgatgaccttctgatctgcaagccttaggctcagtggtttagaccacagtgccacctgcgtccaaaCTGAAGCTACTTGCCTTTCTTGCTTCCCAAGTAATCTGTAGCACCACCTTATcaagcaaaacaataaaaaaaaatgtggagtcCAGAGAAATGCTGGAATATGTTTTCTGAAGTAAAGTTTAAAAAACACTGCATGTGCCGTGAGGGGAAATGGCACAAAGAGAAAGTGGCTACATTTGGACAAAGGTCTCACAGGAATCTTGCAGTTGCTGACTTGAAGACTCAGTTGTGTAAAAGCTCTTTTGGCCAAAAGGAATACAATGGTCTTGATGATGGGCGGTGCCCGGATTTTTGTTTTGGGTGGGGCAGGTCATTTGTTGGGGGCAGAACCTTAGTTAGCTATGTAttcttattgatttttatttatgggggggcagctgccccttcctGCCCATGCTGCTGATCCAGAGAGAAAAAATGTTAGTCCTATGTTATGGTGAACTCAAGCAGACTTTATTTATCCATATAATCCCGTTGATTTCTATGAGGATCAAGGGCAGGAAATCTGCTCGGGACCAAACCTGGATTAAAAGGCTCTTTTATAAACTGCATCTTGCATTCCTGTTATCTTCCATTTGAGAGGCCATCCAGAAGAATCTAGAAATTGTGGTGTGTTCTGTTACATatccagttacagtggtaccccgggttaagaacttaattcgttctggaggtccgttcttaacctgaaactgttcttaacctgaagcaccactttagctaataggacctcccgctgccaccgcgccaccgcagcccaatttctgttctcatcctaaagcaaagttcttaacccgaggtactatttctgggttagcagagtctgtaacctgaagtgtctgtaactcgTGGTAGCACTGTATTAGAAAGTCACAAATAGGAGGGAAAGAAGATGGTATATCAAATAGCTTGCCAGGATTGATCTTCCTGTTATCAACACACAGACGGAACCAGCATTAGTCAGCAAAATCAATATCAACTTCAACATGCCAGTGCCTTCAGTATGAGTACATGTCAGGGAGTGTTGATAACAAACAAGTGTAGTTAATTAACTAGAAGATTTAGTGCAAAAACAGAGTTCACCGGAGCGGCGATCACAGCTGTCCATCTATAAATCAAAGATGTCCCTTCTAAGGAGGGTGTTTCCAGCGAGACCAGAAACAGCCGTACTTCCTCTTGTGACGGATTCTGTCTTGCAGACCCCCCATATGCCCCTAGACCTTGGACTAAAGGGATCAGCTCCCACCCCTTCCTCATTCTCTGAAACAGTACTTCCATGGTCCTTCCCACTCTCTGGGCTGCTTTCGTTTCTAGCCCCTGCATTTTGTTCTTCGCTAGTGCACTGGCGACTCTCCACAACTCTACTATCAGTTGGCATTCCTACGGGCGGGGGAGTTGGCTGTAATCATCCTGTCTTGCAGTTAATCCTCTCTCTTCCTGGTTACttccttcactgggagctggctgcaaactTTCCCTGggggctggctcattcatgacagtAGATGAGGGCTGAGGAGCCTGTTTTAGCCTTAAGTACAAACCTTTGCCATTAGTTTACACTCTTTGCTTTTTTCTTAATCTCCAAGCCCAACTCAAACATAAGAACTGATGCTTTTCTCCTAACTAACTAGGAATCCATGGTTACCCAAGAGACTTTGTCTGTCTCTGTAGAAGAACATTTCTTGTGGaacaacacactcacacactttgCATTTTACCCTTGGCTTTCCTTCATTCCTATGCTGTGATTTCCATGTCACCACCATTAACCCCAACAGACGTCATCCTTGCAGAGTAAGGAAATACATTAATCTCTCTCAAGTCgacccctctctctccttcccttgccTTCTGCTTTGAAGCCCCATGAAGTCCCCTTTTCTTGGGGAAATGTGTTCTCTTCCTTGTCTGTTGTCTCAGCCTAAAATCTCAATTCCCCCTTTCCTCACTATCCATACTCTCCCATTGCAAAAGGGTGACTGCCCCAAAGTCTCTAACCTGCATTCTTGTGATTTTTACGTTAAAACTTTCTCAGAAACCCACTCCTGAACGCCCCCTAATTTCTCTGACTATCTCTGTTTCTCTTCTACAAGCAAACAAGTCTAGTCACCCACCTACCCTGGTTCTAAAAGGTTCACCCCTTCAGCCAACATCCTCTTTCTCCACCTTCCTTCACCACACCTGTGTTTTCAAATGAGTATCTAGGAAAACCTTTAAGAATAACTCTTCTATTGGTTTTAAACTCTTCTAAATTCAACCTAGTATTAGTGTGATGCTTattctttttgttaatttttagTAACTGTGCTAATTTCCTGTTGTGGCCATAAGCTAGTTGTAATAAAATTTtacttctgattttattttctgctgtCTGTGTAACGCTTGGGGTGCTAGGTTCTGGAGTGCTTCCAGGTCTCAACTTGAAAAGACCCCTAGATTTGAGTGTCAGATTCCATGTGAGAATTGCAGGCTTGTGTCCAAACTGCATATGGTATTTACTCGAATCAAATGCACCATCGACTCTAATGTGCACCTTTATTTTTGAAACATAATTTGGCCCAAAAGAAGAATGCATTAGATTCAGGTAAATCATTAAACGATAGTCTCCGAGTAAAGGgtcataggaaggaaggaaggaaggaaggaaggaaggaaggaaggaaggaaggaaggaaggaatattgTAGTGACTTTAACTCAGAAGTACAACGTATTTAAAGGACAGTATTCAAGGACAGGGAGGACTGAACCCAATAACTTCATGAAAATCTTTTCAGACGAAATGCTTTGACCAAGGCCCTCTTAACATCCTTATTCCTCAGACTGTAGATCATAGGGTTTAGCATAGGGGTAACCACCCCATACAACATGGAAACAATTCTGTCCTGTTTGGGAGAATAGCTGGAGGTGGGGCGAACATAGGTGGCAATGGTGGTCCCATAAAACAGGAAAACTACAGTCAGGTGGGAACCACAGGTAGAAAAGGCTTTGCGCCTTCCCTCAGCAGAGCGCATACGCAGAATAGTAGAGATGATGTAGATGTAAGAGATCAGAGTGACCAGGAATGCACCACCTCCTAAAATGCCAGCCACAAGGAGAGCAACCAGTTCAGGCAGATAGGTAGAGGAGCAAGAGGCAGCCATTAGTGGTGGGATATCACAGTAATATTGCTGGATTTTATAGGGCTCACAGAAGGATACTGTAAAGGTCAATGAGGTATGAATCATGGAATTGATGAAGCCAGTTAGCCAGGTCCCAGCAGCCAGCTGAACACATCGCCTTTTTGTCATGATGTTTGTGTAGTGCAGGGGACTGCAGATAGCCACGTAACGGTCATACGCCATCACTGAGAGCAAGAAGACTTCGGTTCCCACAGCATAAATCAGAAAGAAGAGTTGTAATACACAACCAACAAATGATATTGACTTGTCCTCCGACATAAATATCTGGAGCATCTTTGGCACTGTAACTGTGGGGCAAAGGACATCCAGGAAAGATAGGCTGCTGatgaagaaatacatgggggtcTGGAGGTGACTATCTGTTGCTATTGCCGTCAGGATTGATCCATTCCCTGCCAGAGTGATCAAGTAAATCAGCAGAATTGCTACAAAGAGGAAGATTTGCACTTCTGGGAGATCAGACAGCTCTGTGAAGTAAAAATCTCTTGTTTTTGTGATATTGGCTTTCTCCATTGCCACTCAAATTGCCTATCTAAAGTATAGAGATAACAAAGCAAATTTGTTAAGAGAGCAAGAGCTGGAATTATTCCGTTTGTAACCTAAGGTTAGTTCTGTTATTAATAAGACAGCCAATTGGGAAGCAGGGTGCCAATGCTCCAACTCCATGGGATCGTAGGCTCCTCGGTCCCCTTGGTATCAGTTTTAAGGGGGCCAGGCTACCTCACTGTTCAGACATTGATTATCTTTATTAAAACTACAAGTTTGACCTGCAACACAATGTTGCAATGTCCACCCACAGAGCTTTATTCACTCCTTTCCACAGTGAGACAGCACTTCATGGACAATGAGCATGTTGTGTTTGATAGTTTCCCTCCACCTAATTGTTTTTCCCCTAAAGATGTTATCCACTTCTGCAAAAGTCAGGGTTTCCTACATCAGATGATACCGTTTCCTGGTATGAGTCGTACCTTTTTTGGCTACATAAAGACAAGATGAATGTGCTATTAAAATATATCAATCCAGTCAATGTCCATTTGTTGCAAATGTTAAACTTTATAAAACCAGATACAAATTACCTATTTCAGCTTTTTCATCAGCTATTTTCAACTGACAAAATAACGTTTCTCCAAATATTaatctatttttcattttaaaagttcattaattcttcattaaaatacatgttgaaagaagaaaatatcagattcttGTTTAAAAAtcctaaaatcaataaaacatgtaTAGTAGAATCTAACAACAATACCCTCCAAAATTACATGTTCTCTTAATACCAGACATTTTAGGGTAAGAGAATTATCTGCCAAATCTGCCactgtttaataaaaataaatggattgAAAATGTACATAATGATACCAGTGTAATGCAGACATACAATAATTGTTATAAAGCAGTAACTAAACCTACATTATACATTCCCACAACTGAATTTTAAATCCATGGAATGGGTTTTAATacagattttaaaatgaaattgatttaaaaattaaGTCATTACAACAATTTATATTGTGAAGATGCTATGGTTTTTCTTCTGCAAAACCGAAACCTACAGTATAAAGTCCCTTTTTACTGATAAGGGATTTAAGATTGTGACATGGAAATTTACCCATCACCCATTGATATCATGAGTTCTGATCTCTGATGTTCAGCTCATTGAA from Lacerta agilis isolate rLacAgi1 chromosome 1, rLacAgi1.pri, whole genome shotgun sequence includes these protein-coding regions:
- the LOC117061152 gene encoding olfactory receptor 5V1-like translates to MEKANITKTRDFYFTELSDLPEVQIFLFVAILLIYLITLAGNGSILTAIATDSHLQTPMYFFISSLSFLDVLCPTVTVPKMLQIFMSEDKSISFVGCVLQLFFLIYAVGTEVFLLSVMAYDRYVAICSPLHYTNIMTKRRCVQLAAGTWLTGFINSMIHTSLTFTVSFCEPYKIQQYYCDIPPLMAASCSSTYLPELVALLVAGILGGGAFLVTLISYIYIISTILRMRSAEGRRKAFSTCGSHLTVVFLFYGTTIATYVRPTSSYSPKQDRIVSMLYGVVTPMLNPMIYSLRNKDVKRALVKAFRLKRFS